The following DNA comes from Musa acuminata AAA Group cultivar baxijiao chromosome BXJ1-4, Cavendish_Baxijiao_AAA, whole genome shotgun sequence.
TTGAGACCCAGGAACCAATTGTTACCTTGAGAAACCACTGGAACACAATGAAACAGTCCAAGGTATATCGTCTCTTTTACTGTTTTACTGTGATCATGAACAAAGCTAAATGATATCAGTAAATATATATAGAGGAAAAGAAGAATGGCATGAGCTGAGCTAGAAGACAATGGTGGGTGGCGTTGAACTATCAATTGGGGATTGGTTAGAGAGCTTTATGGGCACATAATATTCCTCCTCCAGCCTTGTTATCAACCCACACTACATAAAGCTATCGACGTGATGGGAGGATGGGGCTCAAAAGTTGGAGTAGGAGAGTGGCGAGAACCAACTACATTGTCGTCACACCTTTCCTTCATCACCAGTGATGAGGCAGTAGTCGTCAAAAGAGATCAAGTATCCGACAATGAAGAGCGGCTAAGTTTAATGGTGTTAGGCAACAGAAAAATTAGGTGCCAAAAGTAAAGTGTTAATGTAAAGATCAAGTAGGATGAAAATGATTGACGATTGACGTACTAGGAGCGTCACTTTCTCCATGTCACCGTGTTTGTATCCTAGCATGGATCATATGTTGTTTTCGTGAGGGATCGTTGGGTACGTGCATGCAGTCGATGTGTTTAGGTATATATGCATGACTTTGGAACCACGACAGGACGACGGTAATTGATCCCTCTTGGCTCATATTTTTTTAGTATTGTCGCGTTTGGAAGAGTGAACATATAATTGTTCTAATAAGCTTAATAGGCTCAAAAATAAAAGAGACCATATAATTGTTCTAAAAAGCTCAATAGGCTcgaaataaaacaaataaaataaaaaatatagactGCTGGCATCATAATACACACGTAGAAATCCTCAGCTGTCTAAAAATCCACGTGATTTGGCAATCACTAGTGTAAGATACGATCAAATAAGCAAAGCTAGATTGATGGCAAAAATTATTAACTTGACATGATTCAAAGTCATGATTACTGAAGTACGATCGATCATTCGGTCATGATTACTTGTCAAAGTAGAACAAAAGCGAATAACTAAATCTGTAAAGGCTTGAAATTTCCAAGACTAGGATAAAAGCAAAAATAACCTTGGACTAGGGCAGACTTGACCATGGTTAACATTATGAGCTAAAAGGTAGAAAGTTCAACTCAAAAAATTTAACTGTGATGCTGGTGACTTGCATGGCGAAAGCCGGTTCTTAGAAAGGCTGTGCTGTAGAGATTTAAGGATGCCAAGAACAATGTTAGTCGAGGCGAAGCTCAATACAGGCTGAAGCCAAAGAACTGGCTAATTAGAATAGCAAGTCCCATGGATATTGCTACGAGTGAAGCAGCCCAAGTTAGTTTCTCTGTGATCCTAGGAACCCTTTCTTTCAGTGCTTCTGTGCATGTTCCGATGAATACCGTGTAACTCCCCATTGCAAACACGGTGCCGACGAGAAACATGCATAAGAAAGCGGCGCCAGCCACGCGTGATGGAAGCGCCAGCGCTGGCAAGATCATCATGAGTGCATCGGGCTGTAGACCGTGCACAATGCCGGTGGCAAAAGTTGCGAATCCAATCTGTTTCTTCCCACTGGAGCTGGCATCTAACGGCTCCGCAAGGCACTCCCCGTTATCTAGAGCAACACAGGGAGTAGGCACCTCGGATGCCTCCCTGATTCCAAGAGCACCTATGATGAGCAGAGTAAAACCGACAACTCTGGTTCCCCATGTGCGGATGATCTCAATGTGTAGACGATCTTTGAGCGTGAGAAACAGCAAACCAAAAATCACTTGACCAGCATCGTGGCCACATCCCCAAAGGGCTCCAACTATAGCGCTCTCTATCCTTGATCTTCCAATGGATAATGGAGCTAAGGCAGCAAGATGGTCAGGGCCAGATAACGTGTGCAAGCAACCAGCAAAAAAGCCAGTCCAAGCACTAGTTAACAACTCAGTTCTAATAAGTTGTCCAGCCGGTTTGGCAGCAGATTGCACTGTCGCAAAAGAGGGTTGTGCCAGAATCGGATGGATTATTGCCATTACAATTGCTGAAAGGACAATTACAGCAGAGCGAGCAACCTGAAAAGTTACCAAATGCAAAGTTATGAAAGAAACTTAACATTGAAGATGGAAAAAGCTGTGTTTAGTATAAAAGGTTGCTCAATGGAACTCCATGTTCACCAAAAAACCTGGTGAAAAAATATTGTTGGTATTTTAATGGATGGTGTGTCACCTTTAAATCATAATCATAAGAAATCAACAATCACACTAAGAGCATTCTCAAAACAAGGTACCTGTATCATCTAGAAAATGAAAAGGGTAGCATAGTCAAGTATTGAAATTTCTTCTAGGGCAAGTATGTCCAGAGTTAAGCATGCCAACCACAGCTCTAAAAGCATCAATTTCATTCTGACTCAAACATTAATTCTCAAACAGATCCATCAATTTGCAACCTCAACTGAAAATGATAAACTTTGCAGTCCAGTTGAACTACCATAAATGTTGCCTTGTTAGCCTAGTTATACTGGAAATGAGCTAATGCTATCTAAAAATGCAAAACAAGGAAATAAAACCAAAATTATTAGCCAAACACCTAAACTTACAACGATAGTTGTGCAGATAGACACaaagacaaaaacaaaaactcAAATGCAAAGATTCACAAAGCATTTACAACTTGCTAATCATGGAGCTTCTATTTTGGAAGATTGGTCACAGTAACCAATCTTCATTGCCTAAAAGAAACAaaggcaaagaaaaaaaaaaaaaggaacctaCAGTTGCTCCTGAATCTCCTTCATTTTCCTCCTAATGATTCTCAAAATCTATTATTATCGTGCTATAGTTTACTTCTAATGGCAACTTATTCTTGGAAACATTTTTCTGTGACCGCTTGCCTAAGGCTACAATATGAAGGTTTCAAACACAACAATGCCCCAAAAGAGCATGAAGGAGTCAATTTGAGATAGAATGAGCAGTTGATCCAACGTGGACAAATTGAAGCAACAGCGGGCATCATAACACCAAAGACAAAACAACCGACATCTCGTCCGATGATAACTGTAATAAGTATTTGCActtcaaaaattttatgaatcaaCCAACAATTGCAGACTTGAAGAAATACAGTAAGAGTAACAAGGGAATACAAATAGCAGTTACGTTTCATATTTTTTCTTAACTTATAAAGTTGTTTACTATGCATGCAGCAAAAACATTATGAATGTATCTTTAGAAGTGGCAACACAAACTTTGAAGAGAATAGATTGCAAATAAAATATGGATGTATAACATCTCCATAGACAATGTAAACCAACTACTGATGATCTTCAGACTTGAGTACCCACAATTAGTACTGGTCTTTAAACTTTTATGAAAATGATTATAAATACAGGCAGAGTAATTATATCAAGAAACGTCAAATAAAAGAAAGATGGAAGATGAGTAACTCGATCTAAAGAAAATATGAGATGCATAAAATGGATAGTTGCTGCACAAGAGATTATAAATTCAGTTTGAAAACAAGGCTGTGGATTAAATGTTACACATAACATGTCTAAAATTTGTCACCAATATAATAGCACATGGACAATCTTATCCTACCACAGATTCCAACTTTCTAGGAGACCAAGCTTCCCTCGAGCATCGGGTGAACAAATGAAAAGCAAGTTAAAAGCAAAAGAGGAAAGAAGCTCATATGCGCATGCTCAAGGTCAGAAATCCAGAGAAGAAAATTCACAGTTATTTTGGAAATGCAGATCCTTACCACAGTGCACAAGTCAGTTTTAGCCATTTCATTTTTGCTTAAGGTCTCTCTCCTAACTTAAATTGCTTAAGATCCGTTGTAACTAAAATCTACCCATTTACTTCACAACATTAACCTCCCAGGCGTATCTGCTAAAATAATAAAGCAAGAAAGTATTCCGAAATTTATATCTTAATATTCACCCAAGTATGCTCTCTGCACATCTGAGTCACAAGTAAAAAGGAACCAAATGCGCTTATACGTGCCTTTCAATCCCCAGAAACGCATTGCATTTTAAAATCCTGTAGTAGACCTAAAATAATCATCGGAAGATCGAGCGGCAACTCCGAAATTAAAGGGAAAAGTACCGTCCACGTACCAATTTTTCTAACCACAATTTTTCTTAATAGAAAAATAGAATATTTGCCAATACTTACCCCGTTCTAAGCAAATTCAAAACCAAATGAAGCAGCAAAAGGGTAAAGGGTTTAAAGGGACCACAAAGGACGCACAAAATCGCACCTTTCGAAGTAAAACCACATCCAATactgttcctcctcctccttctcgtcCTCCGGAGAATTGGTCACGTAGCTGAGCTGGCCGTGGCTCCCCCTGTGCCCAACGGACAGCAAGAGGCGGCCCTTTTTGCTTGGAGACGAGCACGGGCGGGGGCTTCAGATCCCGACGCGGCGTCAACCAAGGGCCGAACTTTAGATCGGCGGGGGACCGAAGGCGGAGCAAAGGACGAAGCCTGGGAATCTGCGGGAGAGCCGCTGTCCGAGAGGggatagaggaggaggaggaggaggaagaggaggagataaGCCTCTCCATGGAAGAGGGTttcagggagagagagagagagagagaggtggggggGGATCTGGTCGGCGAAGTCGAAATGGGATTGGGAGCACCGCGCACTCTGTTGGTGTGTGGAGTTGCTGGCGGTGGTCCGCCCTGTGGACgtggatggaggaggaatcacaaGTCACGGGTTTGAGAGCTCCAAACCTTCGCGTACTTCTCTCCCTCTTAATGGGCTCATGCTGGTCTTCGGTGAGATGTCTTAATGGTCTCCCACAGAGAAAACGATTAGCAATAGGAAAAGAAGCGAAAATATACTGGGGGAAAAAAGTCAACGCAAGCTGATGTCTTAATAGTCAACCAGTAAATAACAGctcacagaattaatttggattacctttaatgaaaataaagaaaatgagTCGTTCATTGCTAGATATGATCGATGGTCTTCAGATTGATGATATAAGTAGATCATGTTATAGTCATGTAGCCCGATCAACATGTCCactaaaataaatcataatatttaagtatatcaaaattaattaaatatttttttcataagtCTCAATTACGATAAAAGATGTATGTAGTCGATCCAGATTTATGATGTTATTAGCATCATTGctctatatattaattttataatataatgattACGAAGAATGAATAAAATTGGCCTGACGTTATAACATGGATGAATAATCATTTTTTATACTATTAGATATACAATATGGATCAAATTAGTTGATTGAATCGAAAAGAAAATCATTAATTATATTGTTTAAGCATTAAAAACATCTCGCGTTTTCATATCGATATATGATAAATTATAATAGAACGGATTGatgttattaataaaatatagtaAATAAGAATTCCCTagctgcatgaggaaatctcgcTGTTTTGTTGAGGGAAATCTTCCCTCCTAACCTATATAAATAGAGATAATATATCAATGAAAAATATATCTTCTTTTATCTTCTATTTTTTCTATCTTCTATTATGGTATCAGAGTATCTTACCTAGAGCAAGCTCTTTTCTTGCTATCCCACTCCTCACCAAACCCTGCCACCTTCCGAGGAAGAACCTTAATTGCTTTGTGATGCCTCTGTCTTATTCTCCAATCGCTCACTGTGATGCGAtgtcttccccttccccttccgagTCGACGCCAAGAACCCTCTCTCCTCTACCTCGATGCACCTCCAACGACATTGATTTGAAGCGATGATGATTGTCTTACTGCCGTCACTTTCTTCTCTATGGTGACTACGACACTTCCTCGGTGAACA
Coding sequences within:
- the LOC135650116 gene encoding chloroplast protein FOR GROWTH AND FERTILITY 2-like encodes the protein MERLISSSSSSSSSSIPSRTAALPQIPRLRPLLRLRSPADLKFGPWLTPRRDLKPPPVLVSKQKGPPLAVRWAQGEPRPAQLRDQFSGGREGGGGTVLDVVLLRKVARSAVIVLSAIVMAIIHPILAQPSFATVQSAAKPAGQLIRTELLTSAWTGFFAGCLHTLSGPDHLAALAPLSIGRSRIESAIVGALWGCGHDAGQVIFGLLFLTLKDRLHIEIIRTWGTRVVGFTLLIIGALGIREASEVPTPCVALDNGECLAEPLDASSSGKKQIGFATFATGIVHGLQPDALMMILPALALPSRVAGAAFLCMFLVGTVFAMGSYTVFIGTCTEALKERVPRITEKLTWAASLVAISMGLAILISQFFGFSLY